In a genomic window of Nodosilinea sp. PGN35:
- a CDS encoding TolC family protein, with protein MAIVLDVAPLTASRALAQSLPQPEEDTSRLDRLAPEPNPLFLPTQPEAVKITTIETLSIEEAFELALRNNEDFQIVLLELERSQFALREARAELYPTVGLASTLQSNSEENDNQTTLRGDLEALYDLGLSGGRQARIQVAEEQIRVAELDINRRRAQLLLDTANDYYALQLAVEQIRISQAFLDEAERNLQDTLLRERAGVGTQFDVLRAEVQVANARQDLTQVQSQRQIAQRQLSRRLNLPASVNVETLPVEIAGGWPLTLEESIVLAYQSRVELSQVLAQRTIAQRRRQIALAAVRPNLSLVANYGLQQALSGNSTVLNDGFSVGARLQWQLFDGGAALASAAQQDKESEIAETQFSQTRNSIRLEVEDAYFNLTANQANITTATVAVQQAQEALRLANLRFNAGVGTQLDVLSAIGDLAEAEGNLANAIIDYNRSLAAIQRATEQLTVRSN; from the coding sequence ATGGCTATTGTGTTAGACGTTGCTCCCCTGACTGCATCTAGAGCCCTTGCTCAATCTTTGCCTCAGCCAGAAGAAGATACCTCACGACTTGATCGTCTTGCCCCTGAGCCTAATCCGCTATTTTTGCCAACTCAGCCAGAAGCTGTTAAAATTACTACGATAGAGACCCTCTCTATAGAAGAAGCTTTTGAGCTAGCATTGCGCAACAACGAAGATTTTCAGATTGTTTTACTAGAGCTAGAACGCAGTCAGTTTGCGCTTAGAGAAGCTAGAGCAGAACTGTATCCAACCGTTGGCTTAGCATCAACATTACAAAGTAATAGCGAAGAGAATGACAACCAAACGACTTTAAGAGGAGACCTTGAGGCCCTTTATGACTTGGGCTTGTCAGGAGGTAGACAAGCCAGAATACAAGTAGCCGAAGAGCAAATTCGGGTCGCTGAACTAGATATCAACCGGCGTAGGGCTCAACTGCTGCTCGATACCGCCAATGATTATTACGCCTTACAGCTAGCTGTTGAGCAAATTCGTATTAGCCAGGCCTTTCTAGATGAAGCGGAGCGAAATCTACAGGACACACTTTTAAGAGAGCGTGCTGGCGTGGGCACTCAGTTTGACGTGCTCCGGGCAGAGGTACAAGTGGCTAATGCCCGCCAAGACTTGACGCAGGTTCAAAGCCAACGACAAATTGCTCAAAGACAACTATCACGCAGGCTAAATTTACCAGCTTCAGTAAATGTTGAGACGTTGCCTGTCGAAATTGCTGGAGGCTGGCCGCTGACCTTAGAGGAGAGTATTGTACTGGCCTATCAAAGTCGCGTTGAGCTATCGCAGGTTTTGGCCCAGCGCACAATTGCCCAACGCCGGAGACAAATTGCCCTGGCAGCGGTAAGACCTAACCTTAGCTTAGTTGCCAACTACGGCCTTCAGCAGGCTTTGAGCGGTAATTCAACGGTATTGAATGACGGGTTCAGCGTGGGCGCTAGATTACAGTGGCAACTCTTTGATGGGGGTGCCGCTTTAGCATCGGCGGCTCAGCAAGATAAGGAGTCTGAAATTGCAGAAACTCAGTTTTCCCAAACTCGTAACAGTATTCGCTTGGAAGTTGAAGATGCTTATTTCAATTTGACGGCTAATCAAGCAAACATCACCACGGCCACTGTAGCGGTACAGCAGGCGCAGGAGGCACTTAGATTGGCTAACTTAAGGTTTAATGCAGGTGTAGGCACTCAACTAGATGTATTAAGTGCCATTGGGGATTTAGCTGAAGCAGAAGGCAATTTGGCAAACGCAATCATAGACTACAATCGTTCTTTGGCAGCAATTCAAAGAGCCACCGAACAGCTTACTGTACGATCTAATTAA
- a CDS encoding thioredoxin family protein, which produces MTQRQVEIFVAGCPRCDEAVNLVQQMSCTACQIQVWDVRSEQITAIARQKLEDYGIHRLPAVVVDGALVDCCRQQQPISRDALAAAGVGRSK; this is translated from the coding sequence ATGACTCAGCGACAAGTTGAAATCTTTGTAGCCGGGTGCCCTCGGTGCGACGAGGCTGTCAACCTGGTGCAGCAGATGAGCTGTACAGCTTGCCAGATTCAAGTGTGGGATGTACGCAGTGAGCAAATCACGGCCATCGCTCGCCAAAAACTGGAGGACTACGGCATCCATCGGCTTCCCGCCGTGGTGGTCGATGGCGCATTGGTGGACTGTTGCCGTCAACAGCAGCCGATTTCCCGCGACGCTTTGGCGGCCGCAGGGGTTGGGCGGTCAAAATAG
- a CDS encoding MerR family transcriptional regulator translates to MKKLLKIGELAKQAHVTVATIRYYESLHLLEPMSKAENGYRYYDDEAVTRLLFIKQAQTLQFSLAEIQQVFDVRKQGEPVCTLVKTLIDCKIAALEQEIQQATARKTMLETYRTSWAARPLDNPSDVKVCSLIEEVRLTLNRLEAI, encoded by the coding sequence ATGAAGAAACTCCTCAAAATAGGCGAGCTGGCCAAACAGGCCCACGTGACGGTAGCCACCATCCGCTACTACGAGTCGCTGCACCTACTAGAGCCGATGAGCAAGGCTGAGAATGGCTATCGCTATTATGATGACGAAGCCGTTACTCGTCTGCTATTCATTAAGCAGGCCCAGACATTACAGTTTTCCCTGGCCGAAATTCAGCAGGTGTTTGATGTGCGCAAGCAAGGGGAGCCGGTCTGCACCCTGGTTAAAACGCTAATCGACTGCAAAATTGCAGCCCTGGAGCAGGAAATTCAGCAGGCTACTGCCCGTAAAACCATGCTAGAAACCTACCGCACGAGTTGGGCCGCCCGCCCCCTAGATAATCCATCCGACGTTAAGGTTTGCAGTCTTATTGAAGAAGTAAGACTAACCCTGAATCGTTTAGAGGCTATTTGA
- a CDS encoding ZIP family metal transporter translates to MNSQLIRVIGLAILPALGNFSGGVLAEWLRPSKRTLNHALHAAAGIIIAVIAVEVMPEALQGASAWLLALAFLLGGFAYLTVKSRIERWQHKQPKGAGTGAWMVYVAVATDLVGDGLLVGSGSAVSSSLALVLALGQVLADIPEGFAVNASFRNKGVGRARRMLISASFVIPVVGTALIAYFALRERSEALKMAALVFVAGLYNLAAVEDMLEEAHESNEDTQWSAISFLAGFALFLLISGGVN, encoded by the coding sequence ATGAATAGTCAGCTTATCAGGGTAATTGGCTTGGCGATTCTGCCAGCACTGGGAAACTTTAGTGGTGGGGTGCTAGCCGAATGGCTACGTCCCTCTAAAAGAACGTTGAACCATGCCCTTCATGCCGCTGCCGGGATAATCATCGCGGTGATTGCTGTAGAGGTAATGCCAGAGGCTTTGCAAGGGGCCTCTGCCTGGTTGCTGGCCCTGGCGTTTTTACTGGGCGGGTTCGCCTATCTGACAGTCAAAAGCCGAATTGAGCGGTGGCAGCACAAACAACCTAAAGGAGCTGGTACCGGTGCCTGGATGGTCTATGTAGCCGTAGCCACTGACTTGGTGGGAGATGGCCTGCTAGTTGGCAGCGGATCTGCGGTATCCAGCAGTTTGGCGCTGGTCCTGGCCCTAGGGCAGGTGCTGGCTGATATCCCCGAAGGATTTGCGGTCAACGCCAGTTTTCGCAACAAGGGAGTCGGTCGGGCCAGGCGGATGCTGATATCGGCCTCCTTTGTCATTCCAGTAGTAGGCACTGCTCTAATTGCCTATTTCGCCCTGCGGGAACGCTCGGAGGCGTTGAAAATGGCCGCATTAGTCTTTGTGGCAGGGCTTTATAACCTGGCGGCAGTCGAGGATATGCTGGAGGAGGCACATGAGTCTAACGAAGACACCCAGTGGTCGGCGATTAGTTTTCTGGCGGGGTTTGCCCTCTTTTTGTTGATATCAGGAGGAGTGAATTAG
- a CDS encoding arsenic resistance protein has product MTWFERSQPLLILLSVLLGLGLAQIDDVAALADHLITPLLMGMLYAAFLPIPLRHLGRAFGNYRVTVASLVMNFVWTPLLAWALGALFLRDAPDLRVGLLMLMVTPCTDWYLVFTGIAKGNVSLATALLPLNFVLQMVLLPVYLAVFAQSLVTLDLWVLGGKIVTVLFIPLALAVLSRYSINWLKGPTWLHEKLPQVAMIQLLCLNLAIVAIFAAKSEALLQRLELLLLPIGSFFVINFVLAQWLGQRLRLAYPEVVCLTCTTLARNSPVALAVAAAAFGDRPLIALTLVIGPLLELPILALVAQILLRLSYRTSP; this is encoded by the coding sequence ATGACCTGGTTTGAGCGATCGCAGCCCCTGCTAATTCTGCTTTCGGTGCTACTGGGGCTAGGTTTGGCGCAGATTGACGATGTTGCTGCCCTGGCAGACCATCTCATCACACCGCTGTTGATGGGGATGCTGTACGCGGCGTTTCTACCGATTCCGCTGCGGCACCTGGGTAGAGCCTTTGGCAACTACCGCGTGACTGTTGCCAGCTTAGTGATGAACTTTGTCTGGACACCCCTGCTGGCCTGGGCGTTGGGGGCGCTGTTTCTGCGTGATGCGCCCGATTTGCGGGTGGGCTTGCTGATGCTGATGGTGACCCCCTGTACCGATTGGTATCTGGTGTTTACCGGCATCGCTAAGGGCAATGTGAGCCTAGCAACGGCTTTGCTACCGCTAAATTTTGTCTTGCAGATGGTGTTGTTGCCTGTCTATCTGGCCGTTTTTGCCCAGTCGCTGGTCACGCTTGATCTTTGGGTGTTGGGAGGCAAAATAGTCACTGTTTTATTCATTCCACTGGCCTTAGCGGTGTTGTCTCGCTACAGCATTAATTGGCTTAAGGGGCCAACCTGGCTACATGAAAAGCTGCCGCAGGTGGCGATGATTCAACTCCTCTGTTTGAATCTGGCCATTGTGGCCATTTTTGCGGCTAAGAGTGAGGCGTTACTGCAACGTCTGGAATTGTTGCTGCTACCCATTGGTTCGTTTTTTGTGATTAATTTTGTGCTGGCTCAGTGGCTGGGGCAGCGGTTGCGACTGGCGTATCCAGAGGTAGTCTGCCTGACTTGCACGACCCTGGCGCGGAACTCTCCGGTAGCGCTGGCGGTGGCAGCAGCGGCCTTTGGCGATCGCCCCCTGATTGCCCTCACCCTGGTAATTGGCCCTCTGCTAGAGCTGCCGATTCTCGCTCTGGTAGCTCAGATCCTCTTAAGACTCAGTTACCGAACTTCGCCGTAA
- a CDS encoding response regulator transcription factor: MAKHILVIENESSLSRLIESELIQESYLVSVFEDGFTGLVNVRQIEPDALIISSSISDLTAVDICRRLRATGNPVPILYIDKDTTSQKQAAALEAGADAYVTTPISLDLILAHIKVFLRRNNSEDTSRILVFSDVTLNHYSRTVYRGGHELTLTAKEFDLLAYFLEHPKEALKKSQIIDAVWSYDCDLGHESNVLQFYICSLRKKMEYGQRERLIHTIRGFGYILKTATRGRSRNSLSLALA, encoded by the coding sequence ATGGCCAAACATATTCTTGTCATAGAGAATGAGTCTAGCTTGTCTCGTTTGATCGAGTCAGAGCTGATTCAGGAGAGCTACCTAGTCAGTGTTTTTGAGGATGGCTTTACCGGCCTTGTCAACGTTCGTCAAATTGAGCCAGACGCACTAATTATTAGCTCGTCAATTTCTGATTTAACAGCTGTTGATATATGCAGAAGGCTGAGGGCTACAGGCAACCCAGTCCCCATTCTCTATATCGATAAAGACACTACTTCTCAAAAGCAAGCTGCTGCTCTAGAAGCAGGGGCTGATGCCTATGTCACTACACCCATAAGTCTAGATCTGATTTTGGCCCATATTAAAGTTTTTTTGAGAAGAAATAATAGCGAAGATACATCGAGAATACTTGTTTTTTCTGATGTGACACTCAACCACTACAGCCGGACAGTATATCGAGGTGGTCATGAATTAACCCTGACGGCTAAGGAGTTCGATTTGCTGGCTTATTTTCTTGAGCATCCTAAGGAAGCGCTTAAAAAGTCACAGATTATTGATGCTGTTTGGAGCTATGACTGCGATCTTGGTCATGAAAGCAACGTACTTCAGTTTTATATTTGCTCTCTGAGAAAAAAGATGGAATACGGCCAAAGAGAACGGCTAATTCACACCATCCGAGGATTTGGATATATTCTCAAGACTGCTACTAGGGGTCGATCCAGAAATTCCTTATCTCTAGCCTTGGCCTAG
- a CDS encoding efflux RND transporter periplasmic adaptor subunit, translating to MTAIFDRFCIAARGRSLPQLALLMLLLTPAGAALAHAGHGDEFQGGGAGTHPAGIAVDAEIADRIGLIVEPVKRQILAFGVKATGQIEASPGRQVTVTNPVGGTVTKLLVEPGQQVEAGQALAVITSGELAELRVTALENSAERQGDVQQAEADLQLARQSYEQQQQIALRAIEAARTDVRVAQEQYDRDAELAAEGAIARRELLASEAGLADAKRALAEAESQLEVLSARTGVAQAQTALNVARSRSQLSSQTYQTRLQQLGATANADGTITIKAPIAGTIADRDVTLGESAQDAGAVLMTIVDNRTVLATANIFEKDLPQVSPGQRVRITVASLPDQIFEGQITTIGSVVDGETRVVPVQAELDNTQGTLKPGMFAALEVLTESTSEAVMAIPQSAVVEANGQTLVFVRNGNAFEPVEITLGRTAGDQVEVLSGLFEGDEIVTQRANQLYAQSLRGGNAEATEETVTAETVATPGIPWWAMGLGSGAIAVTTFAAGMWWAKRQRPTYALAIDDEAVSPLEHPRYGTGPTLAAPLVEEGKPSHK from the coding sequence ATGACAGCTATCTTTGATCGCTTCTGTATCGCGGCTAGAGGGCGATCGCTCCCTCAGCTTGCTTTGCTGATGCTCTTGCTAACCCCTGCGGGCGCGGCCTTAGCCCATGCTGGCCATGGGGATGAGTTTCAGGGGGGTGGAGCGGGAACACATCCAGCAGGCATTGCAGTGGATGCAGAAATTGCTGACCGTATTGGTTTGATCGTAGAGCCGGTCAAGCGCCAGATTTTGGCTTTTGGGGTGAAGGCAACGGGGCAAATTGAAGCATCGCCGGGGCGACAGGTGACCGTAACGAATCCAGTCGGCGGTACGGTAACCAAGCTGCTAGTGGAGCCGGGGCAGCAGGTAGAGGCAGGTCAGGCGCTAGCGGTAATTACCAGCGGCGAGCTAGCCGAATTGCGGGTGACCGCCCTCGAAAACTCTGCTGAGCGCCAGGGAGACGTACAGCAGGCCGAGGCCGATTTGCAGCTCGCCCGACAGAGCTACGAACAGCAGCAGCAGATTGCCCTGAGGGCCATTGAAGCGGCTCGGACGGATGTTCGAGTAGCCCAAGAGCAGTACGATCGCGACGCAGAACTGGCGGCGGAAGGGGCGATCGCCCGCCGCGAGCTGCTGGCCTCAGAGGCGGGTCTAGCGGATGCCAAACGGGCTTTGGCCGAGGCCGAAAGCCAGTTGGAGGTGCTCAGTGCTCGTACAGGAGTAGCGCAGGCCCAGACCGCCCTCAATGTTGCCCGCTCCCGCTCTCAGCTCAGCTCACAGACCTACCAAACCCGGTTGCAGCAGCTCGGAGCCACGGCCAACGCCGACGGCACCATTACCATCAAAGCGCCGATCGCGGGCACCATTGCCGATCGCGATGTCACCCTGGGGGAATCTGCCCAGGATGCCGGAGCGGTGCTGATGACTATTGTGGACAACCGCACGGTACTAGCCACCGCAAACATTTTTGAAAAAGACCTCCCTCAGGTCTCCCCCGGCCAGCGGGTGCGAATCACCGTGGCCAGCCTGCCCGATCAAATCTTTGAGGGCCAAATTACCACAATAGGTTCTGTGGTCGATGGGGAAACGCGGGTTGTGCCTGTGCAGGCGGAGCTAGACAATACTCAGGGCACACTCAAACCTGGCATGTTTGCGGCACTGGAAGTACTCACAGAGAGTACTTCAGAAGCGGTGATGGCTATTCCTCAATCGGCGGTGGTCGAAGCCAACGGCCAAACCCTGGTGTTTGTGCGCAACGGCAACGCCTTTGAACCGGTTGAGATCACCCTGGGGCGAACGGCGGGCGATCAGGTCGAAGTGCTGAGCGGCCTGTTTGAGGGCGATGAAATCGTCACCCAGCGGGCCAATCAGCTCTATGCCCAGTCATTGCGAGGAGGCAATGCTGAGGCAACAGAGGAAACCGTGACCGCTGAAACGGTCGCGACCCCAGGCATTCCCTGGTGGGCGATGGGACTGGGCAGTGGTGCGATTGCCGTTACCACCTTTGCCGCCGGTATGTGGTGGGCTAAACGACAGCGCCCGACTTATGCCCTGGCGATCGACGACGAAGCGGTTTCGCCGCTGGAGCATCCCCGCTACGGCACTGGGCCAACTTTAGCTGCTCCTTTGGTCGAAGAGGGAAAGCCCTCGCACAAGTAG
- a CDS encoding DUF305 domain-containing protein: MVSACNTSSSAPKESDSAAMPMGDEPMADHSMMMELGPSDEEFDLRFIDGMILHHQGAIAMAESALQNSQRDEVKQLAEEIIAAQQVEIDRMQQWRQAWYPNASEEPVMYHSAMGHSMAMMPDMQATMMMSGDLGAADDEFDLRFINGMIPHHEGALAMAQDALEKSSRPDVQQLAQDILSTQQVEIDQMEQWRKDWYGQ; the protein is encoded by the coding sequence ATGGTGAGCGCTTGCAATACGTCATCCTCGGCCCCTAAAGAATCAGACTCTGCCGCTATGCCCATGGGCGATGAACCCATGGCCGACCATTCCATGATGATGGAGCTCGGACCTAGTGACGAGGAGTTCGACTTACGGTTTATTGACGGCATGATTTTGCATCACCAGGGTGCGATCGCCATGGCTGAATCGGCTTTGCAAAACTCGCAGCGCGATGAAGTAAAGCAGTTGGCAGAGGAGATCATCGCTGCCCAGCAGGTCGAGATTGACCGTATGCAGCAGTGGCGGCAAGCGTGGTACCCAAATGCCAGCGAAGAGCCCGTCATGTATCATTCAGCCATGGGACATTCCATGGCCATGATGCCTGATATGCAGGCCACCATGATGATGAGTGGCGACTTGGGCGCTGCCGATGATGAATTTGACCTACGCTTTATCAATGGCATGATTCCCCACCATGAGGGAGCATTAGCTATGGCGCAAGATGCCCTAGAGAAAAGTAGCCGACCAGACGTTCAACAACTCGCCCAAGATATTTTATCGACCCAGCAGGTCGAAATTGATCAGATGGAACAGTGGCGAAAAGACTGGTACGGCCAGTAA
- a CDS encoding ZIP family metal transporter: MKALPWRWVLPPLLLAGLAALLLTLSPARLLNLNAPPLESLIVERTVLNDQGITLKVRAEGSAPMTIAQVQVDGAYWAFTQQPPDPIRRLATATVQIPYPWVEGEAHHVQFLTNTGVVVAHPIDVALPTPALSLATLLGYGWLGLYVGLVPVGLGMLCYPYLKVLGQRGLTFVLTLTLGMLAFLLVDTLQEGLELAGKAAAAFQGQALVWFAATVACLALFAVGRRQGKPPEGTALSTYMALGIGLHNLGEGLAIGTAFALGEIALGSFLVIGFTLHNLTEGLGIVAPLLRKQKLRWQTCVALAALAGLPAVIGLWVGAFAFSPHWAALFLGIGAGAILQVIIELGTYLQRQLHLSRLSGLAGLSLAGFTTGLLVMYSTALLVKF, from the coding sequence ATGAAGGCTTTGCCCTGGCGCTGGGTGTTGCCGCCCCTCCTGTTGGCCGGGCTGGCTGCCCTGCTGCTGACCCTGAGCCCGGCTCGGTTGCTCAACTTAAATGCACCGCCGCTGGAGTCCCTGATTGTGGAGCGTACCGTGCTAAATGATCAGGGCATCACCCTCAAGGTGCGGGCAGAGGGTTCAGCTCCCATGACCATTGCCCAGGTTCAGGTGGATGGTGCCTATTGGGCGTTTACCCAGCAACCCCCTGACCCCATCCGACGGCTGGCGACGGCGACGGTTCAAATTCCATACCCCTGGGTAGAGGGCGAAGCGCATCACGTTCAGTTCTTGACCAACACGGGTGTTGTCGTTGCCCACCCCATTGACGTTGCTCTACCTACACCCGCTCTGTCTCTGGCAACGCTGCTGGGCTACGGCTGGCTGGGGCTCTATGTGGGGCTGGTGCCGGTGGGGTTAGGCATGTTGTGCTACCCCTATTTAAAGGTGCTGGGCCAGCGGGGACTGACCTTTGTTTTAACGCTGACCTTAGGCATGCTGGCCTTTTTGCTGGTAGACACCTTGCAGGAAGGGTTGGAGCTAGCTGGAAAGGCAGCAGCTGCGTTTCAAGGCCAGGCCTTGGTCTGGTTTGCAGCTACAGTGGCGTGTCTGGCCCTATTTGCCGTGGGCCGACGCCAGGGCAAACCGCCCGAAGGCACTGCGCTCTCTACCTATATGGCTTTGGGTATTGGCCTGCACAATCTGGGCGAAGGGCTGGCGATCGGCACCGCCTTTGCCCTGGGGGAAATTGCCTTGGGCTCATTTCTGGTGATTGGCTTTACCCTTCACAACTTGACCGAAGGGCTGGGCATTGTCGCACCGCTGCTGCGTAAGCAAAAACTGCGCTGGCAAACCTGTGTGGCGCTGGCCGCCCTGGCTGGACTCCCCGCAGTGATAGGGCTATGGGTGGGGGCTTTCGCTTTTTCTCCCCACTGGGCGGCCTTATTCTTGGGCATTGGTGCAGGGGCAATTTTGCAGGTGATTATAGAACTCGGCACCTACCTACAGCGGCAACTGCACCTGTCAAGGCTCTCCGGCTTGGCGGGGCTGAGTTTAGCTGGCTTTACGACCGGGCTACTCGTGATGTACAGCACAGCGCTGCTGGTGAAATTTTAG
- a CDS encoding multicopper oxidase domain-containing protein, protein MDWHVQRRSLLGAGLLGAGTWLSSRFNQPALAQERAPTAPDLHHQGMTTLGEVDHLRNGFDPHVLLSQWNGGRVSMLPTGQRLREYDIAAVEREIEVAPGVFYPAWTYNGQVPGPTIRVTEGDRIRIRFTNQGTHPHTLHFHGIHGARQDGIPGVMEAAPGQTVTYEFDAKPFGCHLYHCHSVPFKRHLHKGLYGAFIVDPDPQRHPDQVDVARSRLLGSSENQRWQELLMVMNAFDTNFDEENEVYAVNSISHAYMKQPIRIERDRPVRVYLINVTEFDPINSFHLHANFFNYYDHGTTLTPTSRTVDTVMLCQGQRGIIECSFADFEPGLYMFHAHQAEFAELGWMSAFEVVA, encoded by the coding sequence ATGGATTGGCATGTACAACGGCGATCGCTCCTTGGAGCCGGGCTTCTGGGGGCTGGCACCTGGCTGAGTAGCCGGTTTAACCAACCGGCGTTGGCTCAGGAGCGTGCCCCGACTGCTCCGGATCTTCATCACCAGGGCATGACTACGCTAGGCGAGGTTGATCACCTTAGAAATGGCTTTGACCCTCACGTACTGCTGAGCCAGTGGAATGGAGGACGTGTCTCAATGCTGCCTACTGGGCAGCGCCTGCGAGAGTACGATATCGCCGCCGTTGAGCGAGAGATTGAGGTGGCTCCGGGGGTGTTTTACCCCGCCTGGACGTACAACGGCCAGGTGCCGGGGCCAACCATTCGGGTCACGGAGGGCGATCGCATTCGCATTCGCTTTACCAATCAGGGTACGCACCCACACACCCTGCACTTTCACGGTATTCATGGAGCCAGGCAGGATGGCATTCCAGGGGTGATGGAAGCTGCGCCGGGGCAAACGGTGACCTACGAGTTTGATGCAAAACCCTTTGGCTGCCACCTCTACCACTGTCATTCTGTGCCGTTTAAGCGCCATCTCCACAAAGGGCTCTACGGAGCGTTCATTGTTGATCCTGACCCACAGCGGCACCCTGACCAAGTAGATGTTGCCCGATCGCGCCTGCTGGGTTCTTCAGAAAACCAGCGCTGGCAGGAGTTGTTGATGGTGATGAATGCTTTTGATACCAACTTTGACGAGGAGAACGAAGTCTACGCGGTTAACTCCATTTCCCATGCCTACATGAAGCAGCCGATTCGCATTGAGCGCGATCGCCCAGTGCGTGTCTATTTGATTAACGTAACCGAGTTTGACCCGATCAACTCCTTTCACCTGCACGCCAATTTCTTCAATTACTACGACCATGGGACGACGCTGACGCCGACTTCCCGTACTGTCGATACGGTGATGCTCTGCCAGGGGCAGCGGGGCATCATCGAATGCTCCTTTGCTGACTTTGAGCCAGGGCTCTATATGTTCCACGCCCATCAGGCTGAATTTGCCGAACTGGGCTGGATGAGTGCTTTTGAGGTGGTGGCATGA